The following are encoded in a window of Sphingobium sp. Z007 genomic DNA:
- a CDS encoding DUF305 domain-containing protein, whose amino-acid sequence MGYGRFVAMIATSTVVMFGLMYLNTYALSHVQFSQTRTWMALVMGAVMAVIMLSFMWGMYKNTRLNIGILLGSAAIFGLALWLVRSQETVDDVSYMKAMIPHHSIAIMTSERAHIKDPEVRKLADGIIDAQVREIAQMKQMIARLQANPAPDGAPDLPSYRDRGASPPPPQTDESTGIDTRKPIS is encoded by the coding sequence ATGGGCTATGGCCGGTTCGTGGCGATGATTGCGACGTCTACGGTCGTGATGTTCGGGCTGATGTATCTCAACACCTATGCGCTGAGCCATGTCCAGTTCAGCCAGACGCGCACCTGGATGGCGCTCGTCATGGGCGCGGTCATGGCGGTGATCATGCTCAGTTTCATGTGGGGCATGTACAAGAACACCCGCCTCAATATCGGCATCCTGCTCGGTAGCGCTGCCATTTTTGGTTTAGCGCTTTGGCTGGTGCGGAGCCAGGAAACGGTCGACGACGTCTCCTACATGAAGGCGATGATCCCGCACCACTCGATTGCGATCATGACCAGCGAGCGCGCGCACATCAAGGACCCCGAGGTTCGAAAGCTGGCCGATGGCATCATCGACGCGCAGGTACGCGAGATCGCCCAAATGAAACAGATGATCGCGCGCCTGCAAGCTAACCCGGCGCCGGATGGCGCTCCGGACCTGCCCTCCTATCGCGATCGCGGTGCGTCGCCCCCGCCACCGCAAACCGACGAAAGCACCGGAATAGATACACGAAAGCCGATTTCCTGA
- a CDS encoding heavy metal-responsive transcriptional regulator gives MTYFTIGKLSRALGIRPDTIRYYERNGLLPPPARSSAGYRTYGDADLERVRFIRKGQQLGFTLREIGSLLDLRASDTATTADVLAITESKINEATTRIDDLTRIKTALSALSAQCSIDIPIADCPILAHLASIPRGSPPGDGDPHAARAVKASI, from the coding sequence ATGACATATTTCACGATCGGAAAGCTGTCGCGTGCGCTCGGCATCCGTCCCGATACCATCCGCTATTACGAGCGCAACGGTCTGCTTCCTCCGCCCGCCCGGTCTTCTGCCGGTTACCGCACCTATGGCGACGCCGATCTCGAGCGCGTGCGGTTCATTCGCAAGGGGCAGCAGCTGGGTTTCACGCTTCGCGAAATCGGAAGCCTGCTCGATTTGCGCGCGTCCGACACCGCGACAACCGCCGATGTCCTGGCCATCACCGAGAGCAAGATAAATGAAGCGACCACCCGTATCGATGATCTGACCCGCATCAAGACCGCCCTGTCCGCCCTGTCCGCCCAATGCTCGATCGACATTCCCATCGCGGATTGCCCGATCCTCGCGCATCTCGCGAGCATTCCCAGGGGAAGCCCACCTGGCGACGGCGACCCTCATGCCGCCCGCGCAGTGAAGGCGTCCATATGA
- a CDS encoding MerR family transcriptional regulator, protein MSRLRIGELAEAAGVRKDTIRYYERTGLLPAPQRTSAGYRVYHPADVERIKFVRAAQGLGYTLTETHALLLVRAGDALAGSDILAVTRVKLREALVRVEQLKLIETGLEQLGEAPSHEAESDPCPILFLVRDGRLSQLAADQPEQMSVGEDHTTCTGKD, encoded by the coding sequence ATGTCACGGCTTAGAATCGGTGAGCTGGCCGAGGCTGCCGGCGTTCGAAAGGACACCATACGTTATTATGAGCGCACCGGCCTGCTCCCCGCTCCGCAACGGACCAGTGCAGGATACCGCGTCTATCATCCTGCAGACGTCGAACGCATCAAGTTCGTTCGCGCTGCACAGGGGCTCGGTTACACCCTCACCGAAACGCACGCGCTCCTGCTGGTGCGGGCCGGAGACGCCCTCGCCGGGTCGGATATCCTCGCCGTCACGCGGGTCAAACTGCGCGAAGCACTGGTCAGGGTGGAACAGCTCAAGCTTATCGAAACAGGCCTTGAGCAGCTGGGTGAAGCGCCCTCGCACGAAGCCGAAAGCGACCCTTGCCCGATCCTCTTTCTGGTTCGGGACGGGCGGCTGTCTCAATTGGCCGCAGATCAGCCAGAACAAATGTCCGTGGGAGAGGACCACACCACCTGCACAGGGAAGGACTGA